From a single Amphiprion ocellaris isolate individual 3 ecotype Okinawa chromosome 18, ASM2253959v1, whole genome shotgun sequence genomic region:
- the chmp2a gene encoding charged multivesicular body protein 2a — protein MDKLFGRRKTPEEMLRQNQRALNRAMRELDRERTKLEQQEKKIIADIKKMAKQGQMDAVKIMAKDLVRTRRYVKKFIMMKANIQAVSLKIQTLKSNNSMAQAMKGVTKAMATMNRQLKLPQIQKIMMEFERQSEIMDMKEEMMNDAIDDAMGDEDDEEESDAIVSQVLDELGLNLSDELSGLPSTGGSLSVAAGKKAEPQAALADADADLEQRLNNLRRD, from the exons ATGGATAAATTATTTGGTAGAAGAAAGACTCCGGAGGAGATGCTGAGGCAGAACCAGAGGGCGCTCAACCGGGCCATGAGAGAACTGGACCGAGAGCGCACAAAACTGGAGCAACAGGAGAAGAAGATCATCGCTGACATCAAGAAAATGGCCAAACAGGGACAAATG GACGCTGTGAAGATCATGGCCAAGGATTTGGTCCGCACGAGGCGCTACGTCAAGAAGTTCATCATGATGAAAGCCAACATTCAGGCCGTCAGTCTAAAGATCCAGACGCTCAAATCCAACAACAGCATGGCGCAGGCTATGAAAGGAGTCACCAAAGCTATGGCCACCATGAACAGACAG CTAAAACTGCCTCAGATTCAGAAGATCATGATGGAGTTCGAGCGACAGAGTGAAATCATGGACATGAAGGAGGAGATGATGAATGACGCCATCGACGACGCCATGGGAGATGAGGACGATGAGGAGGAGAG TGACGCCATCGTCTCCCAAGTGCTGGACGAGCTGGGTCTGAATCTGTCCGACGAGCTCTCAG GTCTTCCGAGCACCGGAGGAAGCCTGTCGGTGGCCGCGGGAAAGAAAGCCGAGCCCCAAGCCGCCCTGGCCGACGCCGACGCCGACCTGGAGCAGCGCCTGAACAACCTCCGAAGAGACTGA
- the mrm1 gene encoding rRNA methyltransferase 1, mitochondrial, protein MWLLNFAHQHKLLLVWRLHTPASVSAVRSQVASYHFSAALLCPEDRRFNPAARRRLSVQHKPVEGRERTAQSKAFKNETFQKWNQRRGDDCRVSSELRKLCLEDFPADKETQRRQKSALASKAEESEIVFGVAPCLLALTQGRRKAWKLFVKEGEASRRASVIKVCEEAHQRGVQVHRVGKRDLDKMSSGAVHQGLCLQASPLRYLTEDSAHKGNDSSLPLWLVLERIQDPMNLGAILRSAYFLGVDRVVSSLRHSCPLSPVVSKASSGVMEVMGVYGHENLGDMLKMKAAQGWQVVGTVGTETEVPVTKCSDFQMTKPTLLLMGGEGEGLSQELLPLCQTLLTIPAGRDLFPGIESLNVSVAAGILLHSLLHSRRLPDDENQRYLLHHRHKRN, encoded by the coding sequence ATGTGGCTTTTAAATTTTGCACACCAGCACAAGTTGCTACTTGTTTGGAGGCTGCACACACCTGCATCAGTCTCAGCTGTTCGCTCTCAGGTTGCGTCTTATCATTTCTCAGCTGCTCTGCTTTGCCCAGAGGACAGAAGATTCAACCCTGCAGCCAGGAGACGCCTCAGTGTCCAACACAAGCCTGTAGAAGGACGAGAGAGGACAGCTCAGAGTAAAGCCTTTAAAAATGAGACGTTCCAGAAGTGGAATCAGCGGCGAGGAGACGACTGCAGAGTGTCATCTGAACTCAGGAAGCTGTGTCTGGAAGATTTCCCCgcagacaaagagacacagcgGAGACAGAAGTCAGCGCTGGCCTCCAAAGCAGAGGAATCTGAGATAGTTTTTGGCGTTGCTCCCTGCCTGCTGGCGCTCACTCAGGGCAGACGGAAGGCCTGGAAGCTGTTTGTTAAAGAAGGGGAGGCCTCTCGAAGGGCTTCTGTGATAAAGGTGTGTGAGGAGGCTCATCAGAGAGGAGTGCAGGTTCATCGGGTCGGGAAGAGGGATCTGGACAAGATGTCTTCTGGAGCAGTTCATCAAGGGTTGTGTCTGCAGGCCAGTCCTCTGAGATACCTCACTGAGGACTCAGCACACAAAGGAAACGACTCCAGCCTCCCTCTGTGGCTCGTCCTGGAGAGGATACAGGACCCGATGAACCTCGGTGCCATCCTCCGCTCTGCCTACTTCCTCGGCGTGGACAGAGTGGTCAGCAGCCTTCGCCACAGCTGTCCTCTGTCTCCAGTGGTCAGCAAGGCCAGCTCAGGCGTCATGGAGGTGATGGGGGTGTACGGGCATGAAAACCTCGGAGATATGCTGAAGATGAAGGCGGCGCAGGGCTGGCAGGTGGTTGGAACTGTGGGGACGGAAACAGAGGTTCCTGTCACCAAATGTTCAGACTTCCAGATGACCAAACCCACGCTGTTGCTGATGGGAGGCGAAGGGGAAGGACTCTCCCAGGAGCTGCTGCCTCTGTGCCAAACTCTCCTCACCATCCCAGCTGGTAGAGACCTTTTCCCCGGCATCGAGTCCCTCAACGTCTCTGTGGCTGCAGGAATCCTGCTGCACTCTCTGCTGCACTCCAGGAGGCTTCCAGATGATGAAAACCAAAGATATCTGCTTCACCACAGACATAAAAGGAACTAA
- the msl1b gene encoding male-specific lethal 1 homolog isoform X2 encodes MTLRSTLFPYTGFKQHANTIDFDKTHIGLATVSPVSVKRESCDFVIDVQGVQGGEIPSKSKDLEQNYMTSKVALAATVAEVVQGDNKTVGILSPVRPMGGEGTPVKGKPLSVDNMDNPQMAVNNNPKDAGADDSAKGVVPGVLGTASIELSSEGKWRNIRKTPANPHTQANCLRQILLLQLDLIEQQQQQLQSKDKEIDELKADKETLLARIERMERRLQLTRKDPPRDKRLFQPLEPWTPDKEDMWDLDIEESPQPNTATPLPFSRGGKGQKRKSCFGDSKVQKSRGKSAKLSPQKSEIQPSSPNQRELRSKETPEKTVPVRSGPEKDILLPCKEEPELSCQMEDLPFMSTTEMYLCCWNQPPLSPLRETSPKKEEEVAIPSWRENFIEPLDEDPSFNPPEPLDDGVFLKRHMKLELDEKRRKRWDIQRIREQRMFQRLQQRMNRKKVVQETEPELSSFYPDTEDVETIVITPFLPVVAFGRPLPKLTQQNFELPWLDDRSRCRIEVPKKHTPHRTCRK; translated from the exons ATGACTCTGAGATCCACGCTGTTTCCATACACAGGGTTCAAGCAGCACGCTAACACTATTGACTTTGACAAAACGCACATCGGGTTGGCCACTGTGAGTCCTGTAAGCGTCAAGAGGGAGTCCTGTGACTTTGTTATAGATGTTCAAGGCGTGCAAGGGGGCGAGATCCCAAGCAAATCTAAGGACTTAGAGCAGAATTACATGACAAGCAAAGTTGCTCTCGCTGCTACAGTTGCAGAAGTAGTTCAAGGAGACAATAAAACTGTGGGGATATTGTCCCCTGTCAGACCAATGGGGGGTGAGGGAACCCCGGTGAAAGGTAAACCCCTCTCTGTTGACAATATGGATAATCCTCAGATGGCTGTGAACAATAACCCGAAGGATGCTGGTGCTGATGACAGTGCGAAGGGGGTTGTCCCTGGAGTCCTTGGCACAGCATCCATTGAACTCTCCTCTGAGGGCAAGTGGAGGAACATCAGGAAGACCCCAGCCAATCCACACACACAAGCCAATTGCCTCCGGCAGATTCTCCTCCTGCAACTGGACCTCAttgaacaacagcaacaacagctgcAGTCCAAGGACAAGGAGATAGATGAGCTCAAAGCAGATAAGGAGACA TTGCTTGCACGTATTGAGCGCATGGAGCGTCGCCTCCAGCTCACAAGGAAAGATCCTCCTCGTGACAAGCGCCTTTTCCAGCCCCTGGAACCATGGACCCCTGACAAAGAGGACATGTGGGACCTGGACATAGAGGAGAGTCCACAGCCCAACACAGCCACTCCACTGCCCTTTAGTCGGGGTGGCAAAGGTCAAAAAAG GAAATCCTGCTTTGGAGATTCAAAAGTTCAAAAATCTCGTGGCAAAAGTGCCAAACTTAGCCCCCAGAAATCTGAAATTCAGCCCAGCTCTCCCAATCAAAGAGAGCTGCGCAGTAAAGAAACCCCAGAGAAGACTGTCCCTGTGCGATCAGGGCCAGAGAAGGACATTTTGCTCCCTTGCAAAGAGGAGCCTGAGCTGAGCTGTCAGATGGAAGATCTGCCCTTCATGTCTACCACAGAGATGTATCTGTGTTGCTGGAACCAACCTCCTCTGTCCCCTCTGCGTGAGACTTCCCctaaaaaggaggaagaggtggCCA TTCCTTCTTGGAGGGAAAATTTCATAGAGCCCTTGGATGAAGACccttcatttaaccctcctgag CCGCTGGACGACGGTGTGTTTTTGAAACGTCACATGAAGCTCGAGTTGGatgagaagaggagaaaaag GTGGGACATCCAGCGAATCAGAGAGCAGCGCATGTTCCAGCGCTTGCAGCAGCGCATGAACAGGAAGAAAGTCGTCCAGGAGACCGAGCCGGAGCTGTCGTCCTTCTATCCCGACACCGAAGACG TTGAAACTATCGTGATCACTCCCTTCTTGCCTGTGGTTGCTTTTGGACGGCCGCTGCCCAAACTCACACAACA GAACTTCGAGCTGCCTTGGCTGGACGATCGGAGCCGGTGCCGCATCGAGGTCCCCAAGAAACACACGCCTCACCGGACCTGCCGGAAGTGA
- the msl1b gene encoding male-specific lethal 1 homolog isoform X1, whose amino-acid sequence MTLRSTLFPYTGFKQHANTIDFDKTHIGLATVSPVSVKRESCDFVIDVQGVQGGEIPSKSKDLEQNYMTSKVALAATVAEVVQGDNKTVGILSPVRPMGGEGTPVKGKPLSVDNMDNPQMAVNNNPKDAGADDSAKGVVPGVLGTASIELSSEGKWRNIRKTPANPHTQANCLRQILLLQLDLIEQQQQQLQSKDKEIDELKADKETLLARIERMERRLQLTRKDPPRDKRLFQPLEPWTPDKEDMWDLDIEESPQPNTATPLPFSRGGKGQKRKSCFGDSKVQKSRGKSAKLSPQKSEIQPSSPNQRELRSKETPEKTVPVRSGPEKDILLPCKEEPELSCQMEDLPFMSTTEMYLCCWNQPPLSPLRETSPKKEEEVASEWTPHVVHDMLIVFPSWRENFIEPLDEDPSFNPPEPLDDGVFLKRHMKLELDEKRRKRWDIQRIREQRMFQRLQQRMNRKKVVQETEPELSSFYPDTEDVETIVITPFLPVVAFGRPLPKLTQQNFELPWLDDRSRCRIEVPKKHTPHRTCRK is encoded by the exons ATGACTCTGAGATCCACGCTGTTTCCATACACAGGGTTCAAGCAGCACGCTAACACTATTGACTTTGACAAAACGCACATCGGGTTGGCCACTGTGAGTCCTGTAAGCGTCAAGAGGGAGTCCTGTGACTTTGTTATAGATGTTCAAGGCGTGCAAGGGGGCGAGATCCCAAGCAAATCTAAGGACTTAGAGCAGAATTACATGACAAGCAAAGTTGCTCTCGCTGCTACAGTTGCAGAAGTAGTTCAAGGAGACAATAAAACTGTGGGGATATTGTCCCCTGTCAGACCAATGGGGGGTGAGGGAACCCCGGTGAAAGGTAAACCCCTCTCTGTTGACAATATGGATAATCCTCAGATGGCTGTGAACAATAACCCGAAGGATGCTGGTGCTGATGACAGTGCGAAGGGGGTTGTCCCTGGAGTCCTTGGCACAGCATCCATTGAACTCTCCTCTGAGGGCAAGTGGAGGAACATCAGGAAGACCCCAGCCAATCCACACACACAAGCCAATTGCCTCCGGCAGATTCTCCTCCTGCAACTGGACCTCAttgaacaacagcaacaacagctgcAGTCCAAGGACAAGGAGATAGATGAGCTCAAAGCAGATAAGGAGACA TTGCTTGCACGTATTGAGCGCATGGAGCGTCGCCTCCAGCTCACAAGGAAAGATCCTCCTCGTGACAAGCGCCTTTTCCAGCCCCTGGAACCATGGACCCCTGACAAAGAGGACATGTGGGACCTGGACATAGAGGAGAGTCCACAGCCCAACACAGCCACTCCACTGCCCTTTAGTCGGGGTGGCAAAGGTCAAAAAAG GAAATCCTGCTTTGGAGATTCAAAAGTTCAAAAATCTCGTGGCAAAAGTGCCAAACTTAGCCCCCAGAAATCTGAAATTCAGCCCAGCTCTCCCAATCAAAGAGAGCTGCGCAGTAAAGAAACCCCAGAGAAGACTGTCCCTGTGCGATCAGGGCCAGAGAAGGACATTTTGCTCCCTTGCAAAGAGGAGCCTGAGCTGAGCTGTCAGATGGAAGATCTGCCCTTCATGTCTACCACAGAGATGTATCTGTGTTGCTGGAACCAACCTCCTCTGTCCCCTCTGCGTGAGACTTCCCctaaaaaggaggaagaggtggCCAGTGAGTGGACTCCTCATGTAGTACATGATATGCTGATTGTTT TTCCTTCTTGGAGGGAAAATTTCATAGAGCCCTTGGATGAAGACccttcatttaaccctcctgag CCGCTGGACGACGGTGTGTTTTTGAAACGTCACATGAAGCTCGAGTTGGatgagaagaggagaaaaag GTGGGACATCCAGCGAATCAGAGAGCAGCGCATGTTCCAGCGCTTGCAGCAGCGCATGAACAGGAAGAAAGTCGTCCAGGAGACCGAGCCGGAGCTGTCGTCCTTCTATCCCGACACCGAAGACG TTGAAACTATCGTGATCACTCCCTTCTTGCCTGTGGTTGCTTTTGGACGGCCGCTGCCCAAACTCACACAACA GAACTTCGAGCTGCCTTGGCTGGACGATCGGAGCCGGTGCCGCATCGAGGTCCCCAAGAAACACACGCCTCACCGGACCTGCCGGAAGTGA